The Sandaracinus amylolyticus genomic interval CTGCTGGTCCTGCGAGATCAGAACGAACGACTGCATGCTCGTGATCGTGCGATACGCGGCGAACTTCTCGCCGCGGTCGAACGCCTCGGTCCCCGCGGAGAGCACCTCGATCACGACCGTCGGGTTCAGCAGCACGTCGTGGTGCTCGTCTTCCAGCTGCGCTCGACCGCAGACCACGGTGGCATCGGGGTACACGTATCGATCGCTGCCCGGGATCCGCACGCGGAGGTCGGACGGGTAAGGCCGGCACGCGCTCCGATCGAGGCGCGTGCCCAGCGCGATGACCAGGTTCGCGACGATCGCGTTGTGCGCGAGCGATGCGCCGGCCATCGCGTACACCGCGCCGTCCCAGAGGATGTGCTTCTCGGAGCTGGCACGCTCGGCCGCGAGGTACTGCTCTCGCGTCATGCGCACGAGCGTGGCTGCGCCGCCTGCCATCGTGGGCAGTCTATCCGCCGATGCGCTCGCGGGCCCGCGCGCTGTGCTCCACACAGCCACATCGCGGCGGGACCTCGCGCTGCGGTATACCGGTCGAGCCATGAGCACCGGGGCCAGCCCGCCGGCGATCGGGAGCTGGATCGCGGGCCGATATCGCATCGACGCGCCGCTCGGCTCGGGGACGATGGGCGCGGTGTATCGGGGCACGCGCGCCGACGGGATGCCGGTCGCGATCAAGCTGATGCACCCCGAGTCGATCGAGCGTCCCGAGTCGCGGCGTCGCTTCGAGCGCGAGGCCGCCGCGCTCGCCGCGGTCACGCACCCGAACGTGATCGGCGTGCTCGAGCTCGCCGACCTCGCGGGCGCGCCGTGCCTCGTGATGGAGCTGCTCGAGGGGCAC includes:
- a CDS encoding Uma2 family endonuclease; amino-acid sequence: MAGGAATLVRMTREQYLAAERASSEKHILWDGAVYAMAGASLAHNAIVANLVIALGTRLDRSACRPYPSDLRVRIPGSDRYVYPDATVVCGRAQLEDEHHDVLLNPTVVIEVLSAGTEAFDRGEKFAAYRTITSMQSFVLISQDQQRVEIYTRGPEGVWSFREHRGGDVTLALGNERTVALPIDALYAGVELSG